A section of the Tenrec ecaudatus isolate mTenEca1 chromosome 10, mTenEca1.hap1, whole genome shotgun sequence genome encodes:
- the FAM221B gene encoding protein FAM221B, producing the protein MEAGEVTEEPHTSSDAEEHPSPKDPAAEDLQEPQPSEVPVESSISETPLEPHSPMSPLEPHSPMSPLEPHRPMSPLEPSGSNSPLGTHTSETPLEHSASGSLLEANSSQTPLEVNTSESLLAVYPTKIPLKQDPSGTPSKTSLSGASVGSLGSKDLVFRLSASSSKDDAQGEALHSEPSSSEVPQSKMPALEAPDVPLKPSLSGHSAQVHKDSAAGQKEEAEKGKEGAAVSDSTTPTAQPGCQLGNTVRPVVPARQAELVEVAKAMHRGQFGAQVNHLFHWEKQAALSAIQTGLYIGWRCPHYLWDCFRIGDESRCFCGHLLKEHRIISGISVPCGVSQCRCLMFCFIPSRPEEVGEFWLTRRATFNPKAWRAQCRCKHSHEDHLATGSHPCRHQGCCCRFFESNFLCAACDRRWEEHETFFETEEARRRGGRPHGEGQPGGGVCDHSRTYNESHAIKHCHSQRPPQYNFTPHPTLLPISSTSHTCTDSHRQATTLGSWDQRLLGQWEGGWIQP; encoded by the exons ATGGAAGCGGGCGAGGTTACAGAGGAGCCTCATACCAGCAGTGATGCAGAAGAGCACCCCTCTCCAAAGGACCCCGCTGCTGAAGACTTGCAGGAGCCCCAGCCCTCTGAAGTTCCCGTGGAGTCTTCCATCTCTGAGACCCCTCTGGAGCCTCATAGCCCCATGTCCCCTCTGGAACCTCATAGTCCCATGTCCCCTCTGGAACCTCATCGCCCCATGTCCCCTCTGGAGCCATCCGGTTCCAATAGCCCTTTAGGGACCCACACCTCTGAGACTCCTTTAGAGCACAGTGCCTCTGGGTCTCTGTTGGAGGCCAACAGTTCACAGACCCCACTGGAGGTCAACACCTCTGAGAGCCTATTAGCGGTCTACCCCACTAAAATCCCGTTAAAACAAGACCCCTCTGGGACTCCCTCAAAGACCTCCCTATCGGGAGCCTCAGTGGGCTCTCTCGGCTCTAAGGACCTTGTTTTTCGGCTCTCTGCATCTTCctctaaagatgatgctcagggggAAGCCCTCCacagtgagccttcctccagtgaGGTTCCACAGAGCAAGATGCCCGCCCTGGAGGCGCCTGACGTGCCTCTGAAGCCCTCCCTTTCAGGCCACTCAGCCCAGGTGCACAAGGACTCCGCAGCAGGGCAGAAGGAAGAGGCTGAAAAGGGCAAGGAAGGGGCGGCTGTCAGCGATAGCACTACGCCCACTGCGCAGCCTGGATGCCAGCTGGGAA ACACAGTTCGCCCAGTAGTCCCTGCTAGGCAGGCCGAGCTGGTGGAAGTGGCTAAGGCAATGCACAGAGGTCAGTTTGGTGCTCAGGTGAATCACCTTTTCCATTGGGAGAAGCAGGCAGCCCTGAGTGCCATCCAGACAG GTCTCTACATTGGCTGGCGCTGTCCGCATTACCTATGGGACTGTTTCCGGATTGGGGACGAGTCCCGGTGTTTCTGTGGCCACTTGCTGAAGGAACACAGGATCATCTCAG GCATATCCGTGCCCTGCGGGGTGAGCCAGTGCCGCTGCCTCATGTTCTGTTTCATCCCATCGCGTCCCGAGGAGGTGGGCGAGTTCTGGCTCACTAGACGGGCCACCTTCAACCCCAAGGCCTGGAGGGCCCAATGTCGCTGCAAACACAGCCATGAAGATCATCTCGCCACTGGGTCACATCCCTGCAGGCACCAAG GCTGTTGCTGCAGGTTCTTTGAGTCAAATTTCCTCTGCGCAGCCTGTGACCGGCGATGGGAAGAACACGAGACTTTTTTTGAGACGGAGGAGGCACGGAGACGAGGAGGGAGGCCTCACGGTGAGGGGcagccgggggggggggtgtgtgaccATTCCAGAACCTATAATGAAAGCCACGCCATAAAGCACTGTCACTCTCAACGGCCTCCCCAGTACAActtcacaccccaccccaccctgctccccatttcctccacaTCTCATACCTGCACCGATTCCCACCGCCAG GCCACGACCCTGGGCTCTTGGGATCAGCGCCTCCTGGGACAGTGGGAGGGAGGCTGGATCCAGCCATGA